One window of Manihot esculenta cultivar AM560-2 chromosome 17, M.esculenta_v8, whole genome shotgun sequence genomic DNA carries:
- the LOC110605703 gene encoding annexin D5 translates to MRCEREISTCLFQFLPNSLSKIFPPLESFFKERDISNLTIPTVQISSREDATQLHRAFKGIGCDTGAVISILAHRDASQRDDILQEFETLYSYDLRKELSSELHGHLKKAILLWMQTPLERDLTGLRQGLTGHIPEPKIATEIVCSRTSSQLRQIKQAYNSTYCIPLDHDVGAHTSGNHRQLMLAYLSTTRYEGPEIDRVLVDNDAKAMHKFGERKYGMDEKVLIQIFSERSRTHLVVLDGAYQKMYGRELRKAIKIETSGHFKHALSTILQCAHNPAKYFAMVLRKAMKGLGTRDTTLIRVIVTRAEVDMQIIKEEYYKLYKKQLIDAVHSETLGHYRTFLLSILGATNVK, encoded by the exons ATGAGGTGCGAAAGGGAAATTTCTACATgtctttttcaatttcttcctaaTTCTCTTTCCAAAATTTTTCCGCCATTGGAGAGTTTCTTCAAGGAAAGAGATATATCTAATCTAACGATACCTACAGTTCAAATTTCTTCCCGTGAGGACGCCACCCAGCTCCACCGTGCTTTCAAAG GAATAGGTTGTGATACTGGAGCGGTTATCAGTATTCTTGCACACAGAGATGCATCTCAACGAGACGACATCCTACAAGAATTCGAAACCTTGTACTCATATGACCTTAGAAAAGAGTTGTCTTCAGAGCTTCATGGTcatctcaag AAAGCAATTTTGCTGTGGATGCAAACTCCATTGGAACGAGATCTTACCGGCCTGAGGCAAGGTCTAACAGGACATATTCCTGAACCTAAAATTGCCACTGAAATTGTATGTTCTCGTACTTCTTCCCAGCTTCGACAAATTAAACAGGCTTATAATTCTACTTATTGTATCCCACTTGATCATGATGTTGGAGCCCACACATCTGGGAATCATAGACAG TTGATGCTGGCATATTTAAGTACAACAAGATATGAAGGCCCCGAAATCGACAGAGTTCTGGTAGACAATGATGCTAAAGCAATGCATAAATTCGGGGAGAGAAAATATGGAATGGATGAGAAAGTTTTGATTCAGATTTTCAGTGAAAGAAGCAGAACGCATTTGGTTGTTCTTGATGGTGCTTACCAGAAAATGTATGGAAGAGAACTGAGAAAG GCAATAAAAATAGAAACATCAGGGCATTTCAAGCACGCCCTGTCAACAATTTTGCAGTGTGCTCATAATCCTGCCAAGTATTTCGCAATG GTTTTACGAAAGGCGATGAAGGGTTTGGGGACTAGAGACACTACGCTGATCAGGGTAATTGTAACAAGAGCTGAGGTTGATATGCAGATAATTAAGGAAGAATACTATAAGCTGTATAAAAAGCAGTTAATTGATGCAGTTCATTCTGAGACGTTAGGCCACTACAGGACCTTTCTTCTTTCAATTCTGGGCGCTACTAATGTCAAATAG
- the LOC110605676 gene encoding type IV inositol polyphosphate 5-phosphatase 9 isoform X2 encodes MAGPNNQGEVMWPRLVASKVLRKRLGSNNFVADFPSNTEASLLEIPSNLGQPSLIADTIFNHHKHTHDYNLFVSTWNVGGIAPNEDLDLTDWLDTPNICDIYVLGFQEIVPLRASNVLGSENSKISMKWNSLVRKALNKKIECCRRDERTVASSSIPQDFRCIISKQMVGILISVWVRSSLRPYIRHPSVSCVGCGIMGCLGNKGSVSVRFQVHETSFCFVCSHLASGGREGDEKYRNSDVAEILSRTSFPKGPSLDLPRKILDHDHVILFGDLNYRISLPEETTRLLVDKKEWDPLLENDQLKMELMNGQAFEGWHEGIIKFPPTYKYYPNSNVYFGCIQGKKGEKWRAPACRSM; translated from the exons ATGGCAGGACCAAACAACCAAGGAGaa GTCATGTGGCCGAGATTGGTAGCTAGCAAGGTGCTTAGAAAGAGATTGGGTAGCAACAACTTTGTCGCAGATTTTCCGAGCAACACAGAAGCTAGCTTGCTGGAAATTCCAAGTAACTTGGGTCAACCATCTTTGATCGCTGACACCATCTTCAATCATCACAAGCACACACACGACTACAA TCTTTTCGTTAGCACGTGGAATGTTGGTGGGATTGCACCAAATGAAGATTTGGATTTGACGGATTGGCTAGACACACCCAACATCTGTGACATCTATGTTCTTGG GTTTCAAGAGATTGTGCCGCTTAGAGCATCCAACGTTCTTGGTTCAGAGAACAGTAAGATTTCCATGAAATGGAATTCCTTGGTTAGAAAAGCATTGAACAAGAAGATTGAATGCTGCAGACGAGATGAAAGGACTGTAGCAAGCAGCAGCATTCCTCAAGACTTCCGCTGCATCATCAGCAAGCAAATGGTTGGAATATTAATATCAGTTTGGGTTCGAAGCAGTCTTCGTCCTTACATCCGACATCCTAGTGTCTCTTGTGTCGGCTGTGGCATCATGGGTTGCCTAGGCAATAAG GGTTCAGTGTCAGTTAGGTTTCAGGTGCATGAAACAAGCTTCTGCTTTGTGTGCAGTCATCTAGCATCAGGGGGGAGAGAAGGGGATGAAAAGTATAGAAACTCAGACGTAGCAGAAATCTTGTCGCGAACAAGCTTCCCTAAAGGCCCTTCACTTGATTTGCCAAGAAAGATTCTGGATCACGA TCATGTGATTTtatttggagatttgaattatAGAATTTCATTACCAGAAGAAACTACTCGTTTATTGGTAGATAAAAAAGAATGGGATCCTTTACTAGAAAATGATCAG CTGAAGATGGAGCTCATGAATGGTCAAGCATTTGAAGGTTGGCATGAAGGAATAATCAAATTCCCTCCTACTTACAAGTATTACCCTAATTCTAACGTATACTTCGGATGCATCCAAGGTAAAAAAGGCGAAAAGTGGCGTGCTCCGGCATG cCGGTCGATGTAG
- the LOC110605676 gene encoding type IV inositol polyphosphate 5-phosphatase 9 isoform X1, whose translation MAGPNNQGEVMWPRLVASKVLRKRLGSNNFVADFPSNTEASLLEIPSNLGQPSLIADTIFNHHKHTHDYNLFVSTWNVGGIAPNEDLDLTDWLDTPNICDIYVLGFQEIVPLRASNVLGSENSKISMKWNSLVRKALNKKIECCRRDERTVASSSIPQDFRCIISKQMVGILISVWVRSSLRPYIRHPSVSCVGCGIMGCLGNKGSVSVRFQVHETSFCFVCSHLASGGREGDEKYRNSDVAEILSRTSFPKGPSLDLPRKILDHDHVILFGDLNYRISLPEETTRLLVDKKEWDPLLENDQLKMELMNGQAFEGWHEGIIKFPPTYKYYPNSNVYFGCIQGKKGEKWRAPAWCDRIIWYGDRLKQHLYTRGEENLSDHRPVKAIFSAEVEVLQTVKGIQQFFTSERFDRKTNYKFDVHAELRQISM comes from the exons ATGGCAGGACCAAACAACCAAGGAGaa GTCATGTGGCCGAGATTGGTAGCTAGCAAGGTGCTTAGAAAGAGATTGGGTAGCAACAACTTTGTCGCAGATTTTCCGAGCAACACAGAAGCTAGCTTGCTGGAAATTCCAAGTAACTTGGGTCAACCATCTTTGATCGCTGACACCATCTTCAATCATCACAAGCACACACACGACTACAA TCTTTTCGTTAGCACGTGGAATGTTGGTGGGATTGCACCAAATGAAGATTTGGATTTGACGGATTGGCTAGACACACCCAACATCTGTGACATCTATGTTCTTGG GTTTCAAGAGATTGTGCCGCTTAGAGCATCCAACGTTCTTGGTTCAGAGAACAGTAAGATTTCCATGAAATGGAATTCCTTGGTTAGAAAAGCATTGAACAAGAAGATTGAATGCTGCAGACGAGATGAAAGGACTGTAGCAAGCAGCAGCATTCCTCAAGACTTCCGCTGCATCATCAGCAAGCAAATGGTTGGAATATTAATATCAGTTTGGGTTCGAAGCAGTCTTCGTCCTTACATCCGACATCCTAGTGTCTCTTGTGTCGGCTGTGGCATCATGGGTTGCCTAGGCAATAAG GGTTCAGTGTCAGTTAGGTTTCAGGTGCATGAAACAAGCTTCTGCTTTGTGTGCAGTCATCTAGCATCAGGGGGGAGAGAAGGGGATGAAAAGTATAGAAACTCAGACGTAGCAGAAATCTTGTCGCGAACAAGCTTCCCTAAAGGCCCTTCACTTGATTTGCCAAGAAAGATTCTGGATCACGA TCATGTGATTTtatttggagatttgaattatAGAATTTCATTACCAGAAGAAACTACTCGTTTATTGGTAGATAAAAAAGAATGGGATCCTTTACTAGAAAATGATCAG CTGAAGATGGAGCTCATGAATGGTCAAGCATTTGAAGGTTGGCATGAAGGAATAATCAAATTCCCTCCTACTTACAAGTATTACCCTAATTCTAACGTATACTTCGGATGCATCCAAGGTAAAAAAGGCGAAAAGTGGCGTGCTCCGGCATG GTGCGATCGGATTATTTGGTATGGGGATAGGTTAAAGCAACATCTATATACTAGAGGTGAAGAAAACCTGTCTGATCACAGACCAGTTAAGGCAATATTTTCTGCAGAAGTTGAAGTTCTACAAACAGTGAAAGGAATTCAACAATTCTTCACATCGGAGAGGTTCGATCGAAAAACAAATTATAAATTTGACGTGCATGCCGAACTGCGACAAATCTCTATGTAA
- the LOC110605609 gene encoding cyclin-J18 isoform X1 yields the protein MSDLRLLAVEFLIESAHRLEATPIVKYTALSLLADRFYPSLSRSVGQRKMGNWLLQPMTQSNLQLFALVSIWISSKIHDSCPLSVKSLKTLGDKSIKEQHFTARDFLEAVSKFHYQGFRISLLLVAHLLEHLMKPLCRRWSFCRGVAKNGELIDFEACMDIMDLLYEKEETSVLYSSPRTLAASTLVASYVITVPVPTQRWRFPVLPWVKFVTSFKEEDIVEIVRDILMHVLDPRQPGIKILEVEEKKFL from the exons ATGTCCGATCTCCGGCTTCTAGCTGTGGAATTCCTCATCGAATCTGCTCAT cgaCTTGAAGCTACTCCGATCGTCAAATACACTGCATTGTCTCTCTTGGCTGATCGATTCTATCCTTCTCTCTCTAG GTCTGTGGGCCAACGCAAAATGGGAAACTGGCTTTTGCAACCCATGACGCAGAGCAATTTGCAATTatttgcacttgtttctatatGGATTTCCAGCAAA ATACATGATTCTTGTCCACTGTCTGTCAAGAGTTTGAAGACCTTGGGAGATAAAAGCATCAAAGAACAACATTTTACAGCTCGAGATTTCTTGGAAGCAGTAAGCAAGTTTCATTATCAAGGTTTTAGAATCTCCTTACTCCTTGTTGCCCATTTACTTGAGCATTTAATGAAGCCATTGTGTAGGAGGTGGTCTTTTTGCAG GGGAGTGGCAAAAAATGGGGAACTTATCGATTTTGAGGCGTGCATGGATATCATGGATCTTCTCTATGAAAAGGAGGAGACATCAGTTCTTTATTCTTCTCCTCGTACACTCGCTGCATCTACCTTG GTTGCTTCATATGTTATCACAGTCCCAGTCCCTACACAAAGATGGAGGTTTCCTGTCCTTCCTTGGG TGAAGTTTGTGACCTCATTCAAAGAAGAAGATATTGTGGAAATTGTCAGAGACATTCTTATGCATGTGCTTGATCCTCGACAACCCGGAATCAAAATCTTGGAAGTGGAAGAGAAGAAATTCCTTTGA
- the LOC110605609 gene encoding cyclin-J18 isoform X3 codes for MSDLRLLAVEFLIESAHRLEATPIVKYTALSLLADRFYPSLSRSVGQRKMGNWLLQPMTQSNLQLFALVSIWISSKSLKTLGDKSIKEQHFTARDFLEAVSKFHYQGFRISLLLVAHLLEHLMKPLCRRWSFCRGVAKNGELIDFEACMDIMDLLYEKEETSVLYSSPRTLAASTLVASYVITVPVPTQRWRFPVLPWVKFVTSFKEEDIVEIVRDILMHVLDPRQPGIKILEVEEKKFL; via the exons ATGTCCGATCTCCGGCTTCTAGCTGTGGAATTCCTCATCGAATCTGCTCAT cgaCTTGAAGCTACTCCGATCGTCAAATACACTGCATTGTCTCTCTTGGCTGATCGATTCTATCCTTCTCTCTCTAG GTCTGTGGGCCAACGCAAAATGGGAAACTGGCTTTTGCAACCCATGACGCAGAGCAATTTGCAATTatttgcacttgtttctatatGGATTTCCAGCAAA AGTTTGAAGACCTTGGGAGATAAAAGCATCAAAGAACAACATTTTACAGCTCGAGATTTCTTGGAAGCAGTAAGCAAGTTTCATTATCAAGGTTTTAGAATCTCCTTACTCCTTGTTGCCCATTTACTTGAGCATTTAATGAAGCCATTGTGTAGGAGGTGGTCTTTTTGCAG GGGAGTGGCAAAAAATGGGGAACTTATCGATTTTGAGGCGTGCATGGATATCATGGATCTTCTCTATGAAAAGGAGGAGACATCAGTTCTTTATTCTTCTCCTCGTACACTCGCTGCATCTACCTTG GTTGCTTCATATGTTATCACAGTCCCAGTCCCTACACAAAGATGGAGGTTTCCTGTCCTTCCTTGGG TGAAGTTTGTGACCTCATTCAAAGAAGAAGATATTGTGGAAATTGTCAGAGACATTCTTATGCATGTGCTTGATCCTCGACAACCCGGAATCAAAATCTTGGAAGTGGAAGAGAAGAAATTCCTTTGA
- the LOC110605609 gene encoding cyclin-J18 isoform X4: protein MSDLRLLAVEFLIESAHRLEATPIVKYTALSLLADRFYPSLSRSVGQRKMGNWLLQPMTQSNLQLFALVSIWISSKSLKTLGDKSIKEQHFTARDFLEAEVVFLQVLNYEIGAGNIAFVFLEELLAQFRGVAKNGELIDFEACMDIMDLLYEKEETSVLYSSPRTLAASTLVASYVITVPVPTQRWRFPVLPWVKFVTSFKEEDIVEIVRDILMHVLDPRQPGIKILEVEEKKFL, encoded by the exons ATGTCCGATCTCCGGCTTCTAGCTGTGGAATTCCTCATCGAATCTGCTCAT cgaCTTGAAGCTACTCCGATCGTCAAATACACTGCATTGTCTCTCTTGGCTGATCGATTCTATCCTTCTCTCTCTAG GTCTGTGGGCCAACGCAAAATGGGAAACTGGCTTTTGCAACCCATGACGCAGAGCAATTTGCAATTatttgcacttgtttctatatGGATTTCCAGCAAA AGTTTGAAGACCTTGGGAGATAAAAGCATCAAAGAACAACATTTTACAGCTCGAGATTTCTTGGAAGCA GAGGTGGTCTTTTTGCAG GTATTAAATTATGAGATTGGTGCTGGAAATATTGCTTTTGTTTTCCTTGAAGAGCTCCTAGCTCAATTCAG GGGAGTGGCAAAAAATGGGGAACTTATCGATTTTGAGGCGTGCATGGATATCATGGATCTTCTCTATGAAAAGGAGGAGACATCAGTTCTTTATTCTTCTCCTCGTACACTCGCTGCATCTACCTTG GTTGCTTCATATGTTATCACAGTCCCAGTCCCTACACAAAGATGGAGGTTTCCTGTCCTTCCTTGGG TGAAGTTTGTGACCTCATTCAAAGAAGAAGATATTGTGGAAATTGTCAGAGACATTCTTATGCATGTGCTTGATCCTCGACAACCCGGAATCAAAATCTTGGAAGTGGAAGAGAAGAAATTCCTTTGA
- the LOC110605609 gene encoding cyclin-J18 isoform X2: MSDLRLLAVEFLIESAHRLEATPIVKYTALSLLADRFYPSLSRSVGQRKMGNWLLQPMTQSNLQLFALVSIWISSKIHDSCPLSVKSLKTLGDKSIKEQHFTARDFLEAEVVFLQVLNYEIGAGNIAFVFLEELLAQFRGVAKNGELIDFEACMDIMDLLYEKEETSVLYSSPRTLAASTLVASYVITVPVPTQRWRFPVLPWVKFVTSFKEEDIVEIVRDILMHVLDPRQPGIKILEVEEKKFL; this comes from the exons ATGTCCGATCTCCGGCTTCTAGCTGTGGAATTCCTCATCGAATCTGCTCAT cgaCTTGAAGCTACTCCGATCGTCAAATACACTGCATTGTCTCTCTTGGCTGATCGATTCTATCCTTCTCTCTCTAG GTCTGTGGGCCAACGCAAAATGGGAAACTGGCTTTTGCAACCCATGACGCAGAGCAATTTGCAATTatttgcacttgtttctatatGGATTTCCAGCAAA ATACATGATTCTTGTCCACTGTCTGTCAAGAGTTTGAAGACCTTGGGAGATAAAAGCATCAAAGAACAACATTTTACAGCTCGAGATTTCTTGGAAGCA GAGGTGGTCTTTTTGCAG GTATTAAATTATGAGATTGGTGCTGGAAATATTGCTTTTGTTTTCCTTGAAGAGCTCCTAGCTCAATTCAG GGGAGTGGCAAAAAATGGGGAACTTATCGATTTTGAGGCGTGCATGGATATCATGGATCTTCTCTATGAAAAGGAGGAGACATCAGTTCTTTATTCTTCTCCTCGTACACTCGCTGCATCTACCTTG GTTGCTTCATATGTTATCACAGTCCCAGTCCCTACACAAAGATGGAGGTTTCCTGTCCTTCCTTGGG TGAAGTTTGTGACCTCATTCAAAGAAGAAGATATTGTGGAAATTGTCAGAGACATTCTTATGCATGTGCTTGATCCTCGACAACCCGGAATCAAAATCTTGGAAGTGGAAGAGAAGAAATTCCTTTGA
- the LOC110605665 gene encoding PHD finger protein MALE STERILITY 1, with translation MSHLDITNCKKRKRGDKVFRFKTFGEHGYPVEFDGSFRHNVEALLEFGYSENKICRGIPSWSFQLEVSCHPPFHILLFVIEEPIEASVEHHCKHCLYVGWGHHLICNKKYHFVLPSKDTVIAFLNCEGNFDGAISMKGRFNIVEFQGHIMHGVFHSNGFGHLLCVNGMEAGSNLSGRQIMEFWDRLCNGLRARKVSLNDISQKRSMDLRLLHGIAYGEPWFGQWGYKFERGSFGVTRAIYQKAIGTIQAMPLCILVHFLSNSNHDLPAIVSRYQTLSDYSLATLGDLFRFMFELKSRLPDDSCIDSYSTGIMVEPTCRWSPKRIEMATRVIVEALKRAEFRWVSRQEVRDAARAYIGDTGLLDFVLKSLGNRIVGNYLVRRSLNPVTKVLEYCLEDVSNVFPTQESLSINNSKVKARYKITRSQVMQDMFYFYKYIIRDQKQNLNMGILTAIQAAARIILDTKLLAKDYYTEVPSRVELDLEGKLELYCTIVLKNTEPANEGANKAMPPFECISLKTNATCDELKQQVERNFRELYWGFRGLIVESILNLNAKGSDLVFGLVQVGQKILCEGSNKERGMINELIYESDLNNRVIDCPCGTKDDDGERMVSCDVCEVWQHTRCVHIPNHQEIPHIFLCSRCEHEIIILPSIP, from the exons ATGTCGCATTTGGACATAACCAACTGCAAGAAAAGGAAGAGAGGAGACAAGGTGTTTAGGTTCAAGACTTTTGGTGAACATGGGTACCCAGTTGAGTTTGATGGATCTTTTAGACATAACGTTGAAGCTCTTCTGGAATTTGGGTATTCTGAGAATAAGATTTGCAGGGGAATCCCAAGCTGGTCATTTCAGCTTGAAGTCAGCTGCCACCCTCCTTTCCATATCTTGTTATTTGTTATTGAGGAGCCCATTGAGGCATCTGTCGAACACCATTGCAAGCATTGTCTTTATGTTG GCTGGGGTCACCATCTAATTTGCAACAAGAAGTATCACTTTGTGCTGCCATCCAAGGACACAGTCATTGCTTTCCTCAACTGTGAAGGCAACTTTGATGGGGCAATTTCAATGAAGGGTAGGTTTAACATTGTGGAATTTCAGGGACATATCATGCATGGTGTCTTCCATTCAAATGGGTTCGGTCATTTGCTGTGTGTTAATGGAATGGAAGCTGGTTCCAACTTGTCTGGACGACAGATCATGGAATTCTGGGATCGTTTGTGCAATGGATTACGAGCAAG GAAAGTGAGTTTGAACGACATCTCACAAAAGAGAAGCATGGATTTGAGGTTGCTCCATGGGATTGCATATGGCGAGCCCTGGTTTGGTCAATGGGGTTACAAATTCGAGCGAGGAAGCTTTGGCGTCACTCGAGCAATTTACCAGAAAGCCATAGGAACCATTCAAGCCATGCCCTTGTGCATATTAGTCCATTTTCTTAGCAATTCTAATCATGATCTTCCAGCCATTGTCTCTAGGTACCAAACTTTATCAGACTATTCCTTGGCGACCCTTGGTGACCTTTTTCGCTTCATGTTCGAGCTTAAAAGTCGCCTTCCTGACGATAGTTGCATTGATTCCTATAGCACAGGGATTATGGTTGAGCCTACTTGTAGATGGTCTCCGAAGCGAATTGAAATGGCAACTCGAGTGATCGTTGAAGCCTTGAAAAGGGCAGAGTTCAGGTGGGTTTCGAGGCAAGAAGTTCGGGATGCTGCTCGTGCATATATTGGTGACACAGGGTTACTAGACTTCGTGCTCAAGTCGCTTGGAAACCGTATAGTGGGAAACTATTTAGTTCGCCGGAGCTTGAACCCGGTGACAAAGGTTTTGGAGTATTGTTTGGAAGATGTCTCAAATGTATTTCCTACCCAAGAAAGTTTGAGCATTAACAATTCCAAAGTGAAGGCTCGATACAAGATAACGAGGTCTCAAGTAATGCAGGACATGTTCTACTTTTACAAATACATTATCAGAGACCAAAAGCAAAACCTCAACATGGGAATTCTTACAGCAATACAAGCAGCTGCAAGGATAATTCTTGACACTAAACTCCTCGCCAAAGACTATTATACAGAAGTGCCTTCTAGAGTTGAATTAGACCTAGAAGGGAAATTGGAACTCTATTGCACAATTGTCCTGAAAAACACTGAACCTGCTAATGAAGGTGCAAACAAGGCAATGCCACCATTTGAATGCATATCATTGAAAACCAATGCTACCTGTGATGAGCTCAAGCAACAAGTTGAAAGGAACTTCAGGGAACTGTACTGGGGCTTCAGAGGCCTCATCGTCGAGTCGATATTGAACTTGAATGCCAAGGGGAGTGATCTAGTTTTTGGACTCGTCCAAGTAGGTCAGAAAATCCTGTGCGAGGGTAGCAACAAGGAGAGAGGAATGATCAATGAGTTAATATATGAAAGTGATCTTAATAACCGAGTTATCGATTGCCCTTGTGGAACCAAAGACGATGATGGTGAAAGGATGGTATCGTGTGATGTTTGCGAGGTCTGGCAGCACACTAGATGTGTTCATATTCCAAATCATCAGGAAATTCCTCATATATTTCTATGCAGCCGTTGCGAACATGAAATCATAATCTTACCTTCTATACCATAG
- the LOC110605093 gene encoding IAA-alanine resistance protein 1 isoform X1 translates to MLRGAFLHQLPHAFAGIALFLLVKEVIRYVEDNSNGAYSWSHHHHHHHRSSEKLKDDDDVNHVLQSQSPKETEEEVSDEVSDNSFNRDNFMENENLLFKVGDVGILVRSGFSVFRAPIFSVLSALVELAGVTFVSVIAIVFLF, encoded by the exons ATGTTAAGGGGTGCTTTCCTTCATCAATTGCCACATGCCTTTG CTGGCATTGCACTTTTTCTCCTTGTAAAGGAGGTCATTAGATATGTTGAAGATAACTCAAATGGAGCTTATTCATGGAGTCATCATCACCACCATCATCACAGGAGCAGTGAGAAATtgaaagatgatgatgatgttaaCCATGTGTTGCAATCACAATCCCCGAAGGAGACTGAAGAAGAAGTGTCGGATGAAGTTTCAGATAACTCTTTCAACAGGGATAATTTTATGGAAAACGAAAATCTCCTTTTCAAG GTAGGAGATGTTGGTATTTTGGTAAGGTCTGGTTTTAGCGTATTTAGAGCCCCTATTTTCAGCGTCCTCTCAGCATTGGTTGAACTGGCAGGAGTCACGTTTGTGAGCGTTATTGCCATAGTGTTTCTTTTCTAA
- the LOC110605093 gene encoding IAA-alanine resistance protein 1 isoform X3, translated as MLRGAFLHQLPHAFAGIALFLLVKEVIRYVEDNSNGAYSWSHHHHHHHRSSEKLKDDDDVNHVLQSQSPKETEEEVSDEVSDNSFNRDNFMENENLLFKRIRRRDEEKRNANRDMHEMSIQRKKET; from the exons ATGTTAAGGGGTGCTTTCCTTCATCAATTGCCACATGCCTTTG CTGGCATTGCACTTTTTCTCCTTGTAAAGGAGGTCATTAGATATGTTGAAGATAACTCAAATGGAGCTTATTCATGGAGTCATCATCACCACCATCATCACAGGAGCAGTGAGAAATtgaaagatgatgatgatgttaaCCATGTGTTGCAATCACAATCCCCGAAGGAGACTGAAGAAGAAGTGTCGGATGAAGTTTCAGATAACTCTTTCAACAGGGATAATTTTATGGAAAACGAAAATCTCCTTTTCAAG AGGATAAGGAGAAGAGacgaagaaaaaagaaatgcaAACAGAGACATGCATGAGATGAGCATACAAAGGAAGAAAGAAACCTGA
- the LOC110605093 gene encoding IAA-alanine resistance protein 1 isoform X2, which produces MLRGAFLHQLPHAFAGIALFLLVKEVIRYVEDNSNGAYSWSHHHHHHHRSSEKLKDDDDVNHVLQSQSPKETEEEVSDEVSDNSFNRDNFMENENLLFKVGDVGILVRSGFSVFRAPIFSVLSALVELAGVTFASLWGRYPGQ; this is translated from the exons ATGTTAAGGGGTGCTTTCCTTCATCAATTGCCACATGCCTTTG CTGGCATTGCACTTTTTCTCCTTGTAAAGGAGGTCATTAGATATGTTGAAGATAACTCAAATGGAGCTTATTCATGGAGTCATCATCACCACCATCATCACAGGAGCAGTGAGAAATtgaaagatgatgatgatgttaaCCATGTGTTGCAATCACAATCCCCGAAGGAGACTGAAGAAGAAGTGTCGGATGAAGTTTCAGATAACTCTTTCAACAGGGATAATTTTATGGAAAACGAAAATCTCCTTTTCAAG GTAGGAGATGTTGGTATTTTGGTAAGGTCTGGTTTTAGCGTATTTAGAGCCCCTATTTTCAGCGTCCTCTCAGCATTGGTTGAACTGGCAGGAGTCACGTTT GCTTCACTCTGGGGACGATATCCAGGACAGTAA
- the LOC110605092 gene encoding uncharacterized protein LOC110605092, which produces MGLSCGEHDFGDRESEVPLADETRRSRQRCSDMDLHHHAVEFDVELWPVEHPKEPQDEDRPLKCPIPASSLVNDGSSREERYGYGESLRMRTEVPAMVNKEGIVIVAAEPPIQAVRKRHHTLTHGDHTITSRMPHLPPLPTQNVTIFQMLQQLDEFECSKSR; this is translated from the exons ATGGGATTGTCATGTGGGGAGCATGATTTT GGTGACAGAGAAAGTGAAGTGCCACTAGCGGATGAGACCAGACGGAGCAGACAAAGGTGTAGTGACATGGATTTACACCATCATGCAGTTGAATTTGATGTTGAACTCTGGCCTGTTGAACACCCAAAGGAGCCCCAGGATGAAGATCGCCCTCTCAAATGCCCAATTCCAGCTTCTTCTCTTGTTAAT GATGGAAGCTCGCGTGAGGAGAGGTATGGATACGGTGAGAGCTTGAGGATGAGAACAGAGGTTCCAGCAATGGTGAACAAAGAAGGCATTGTTATTGTGGCTGCAGAACCTCCAATTCAAGCAGTGCGTAAAAGGCACCATACTCTTACCCATGGAGATCATACAATAACATCAAGAATGCctcatcttcctcctcttccTACCCAGAATGTCACCATCTTTCAAATGCTTCAACAGTTAGATGAGTTTGAGTGTAGCAAAAGTAGATAA